In Pongo pygmaeus isolate AG05252 chromosome 19, NHGRI_mPonPyg2-v2.0_pri, whole genome shotgun sequence, the genomic stretch ttgcccagggtggtcttggactcctgggctcaagccattctcctgtctcttcctcacaaagtgctagaattataggcatgaggcaccacactcaaccaaaataaatcttttctctttctgttttttctttttttagtgacaaggtcttgctctgtcacctaggctgtagtgcagtggcgcaatcatagcttactgcagccttgaactcctgggctcaagcaatcctcctgcctcagcctcccaagtagctaagatgtgcctggctaatttttttttaaattttttgtagagatgaggtttctctatgttgtccaagctggtctcgaactcctgggctcatgtgattctcaactcttggcatcccaaaatgaagggattacaggtgtgagctgctgcacctggttAACATTAgtcgtctttttttttcttttgagacagagtctcgctctgtcacccaggctggagtgccgtggtgtgatctcagctcactgcgacctctgcctcccaggttcaagcaattctcctgcctcagcctcctgagtagctgggattacaggtgcccaccaccatgcccagttaatttttgtatttttcgtagagacggggtttcaccatgttggccaggctgttcttgaacttttgacctcaagtgatctgcccatcttggcctcccaaagtgctgggattacaggtgtgagccactgtgcccagccccaacaTTAGTTGTCTTAATGGCATGTTCTTAGCCAAGAGCTAGAGGTACCTTTCCCGCTATTGACCATAACTTACCAAAGGACCAGACACAAGTTCCCTGGCCGGGATGGATTGCTTTGTGGCTAGGCCTTGACAttagattttatttcctttatcctAAAGGTCACACAACTGTTGCAGGACACAGAGGACTAGAGAGACTAGTATGGGTGAATACAGGAGGATATTTATTAGGTGTGTACCAGCTCAGTGGACTCACAGCTAAAAAGCTGAGCGCTGAACAAAGAGAGTTTAGCTTATACAGGCTAGTACACAGAAACAGGACAAAGGCAGTAAACTATATAGTGACAAGTCACATAATCTATAGCATAACTGTTGACTTGGCATAACTTGTAAAACAGAAACTTATAAATTTTACTGAATACAAGTATTGGCAAACATAGTCATAATTAATGGTTTAGAGAAAGGGGAGATAGCAAAggaatttgttcttcttttaacTTTGCTTGGGGGTGTCTGGAGCCTATTTCTGCAGGCTAGGTCACCATGACCTGTCTATAGCCTTGCCTGCAGTAGAagaaaacttctgtttttcatttaacCTTTACTTTTCTTGGAGTGAATACAtgcagtatttattttctttaaatttctgattCACAACCTGTTTGCAGTGATCCCTTCCTGCCTTAGTTACAGTAATTCCATTGTCTGTCTTGACTTCAAGAAGCTTTctagttcctcatctccatgttACTGCTCATTGATGGGAATATTGGGTGTGAGTTTTACTCCCCAACATTCGGGGGTAAGTATTAaatgtcacttttctttttgtttctttttctgagatagcatcctgctctgttgcccaggctgaagtgtaatggcaTCGTGATCATGCCTTACagcagctaattcttttttttttttaatttttttaacttttttgtagagatgtgggtcttgctatgttgcccaggctgatcttgaacttctgggctcaagcaatcctcccacctcaccttcccaaagtgctgggattacagatgtaagccaccatgcccggttaccttcctttctttcttttttttttttctttctttcttttattattattttttgagacagagtcttgctctgtggcccaggctggagtgcagtggcacgatctcggctcactggaacctccgcctcccgggttcccgcaattctcctgtctcagcctccccagtagctgggactacaggcacctgccaccacaaccggctaatttttgtatttttagtagagacagggtttcaccatatcggtcaggctggtctgaaactcctgacctcaggtgatccacccgcttcagcctcccaaagtgctgggattacaggcatgagccaccgtgcctggctcgcttgcttgcttgcttttttctttctttctctttcttttttttctttctttctttctttctttctttctttctttctttctttctttcttttctttctttctttccttccttccttcctttttcttttctttctctctctctcttccttacttccttgcccttccctttctttccttccttccttcctccccatccttccttttcttcctacctttcctccctcctttcctccctccctccctctctttctccttccttccttccctccctctctcctttcctttccttcctttcccttcccttcccttttccttccttccttcattccctccctccctccctgctttctttctctctttctttctttctctttctctctttctctttctttcctttctttctttccttccttctttctttctttttcttttctttctctctctcttccttcgttccctgcccttccctttctttccttctttccctctttccttcttttcttcctacctttcttccctccttccctccctccctccctctctccttccttccttccctccctctctcctttcctttccttcctttcccttcccttcccttttccttccttccttccttctctccctccctcctttctctctttctttctttctctctctttctctctctttctttctttctttctttctttcttttctttcttctctcttcctttctttcctcttactttttttctgagatagagtctagctctgttacccaggctggagtgtagtggcacaatcttgcctcactgcaaacgccacctcccaggttcaagtgattcttgtgtctcagcctcccaagtagctgggattacagacgtgggccaccacacccagctaatttttatatttttagtagagacagggtttcaccacgttggccaggctggtcataaactcccgacctcaggtgatccacccacctcagcctcctaaagtgctgggattacaagcatgagccaccactcctggccttatttttttttatgttagatAACCAGCTCTGTGCCCTCAGCTACCTGGCTGGCAGGAAATTAAACTCTAGGCATGTTTGTTGAGGGTGCTCATCTTTAGGGTTAGGTAAGACTCTGGAATCTGGGACTTTCGGGGACTGTCAGCTAGTCTTCAGTGGACAGTGATCACTGCTGTTAAACTCACTTTCCACTGCCTTGCCAAATCTTGCCAAGGTGGGGAcagaggaggggccagggcaTGAGTTCCCCTCTGAGGCTGTCACTTCCCTAAGGCCTTGCTGGGTGGGAGAGTGGGCTCTAGCCATTCtttccctcaacacacacacacacacacacacacacacacacactccctacTTGTGAATCCCACAAAATTCCCCGAAGATCTGCCCTCACTCTGTAGGGGATCTCTCAAAAACCTTCCTCCTTCCCAAGTTGATCCAGGGAGCTGTCATCTGTAATCCAAGAGCTTAGAGAGGCTGcagcgggaagattgcttgagcccaggaatttgaggctgctgtgagttaTATatgacatcactgcactccatgcacactagcctgggtgacagagtgagaccatgtctcaaaaacaaaacaaaacaaaacaaaaaacccaacttttttttaaaacagtttctttcaTGAAGAGCTTCTACAGAGCATAAAAACCAGCTCAGCAAGAGAAAATGTGGTTCTTGGTTTCCCTGAGGACAAGAAGGGCTCACATGCCTGGAGGGGGGAGTTATTATATTGAAATTCTGTCCCGCAGGAAAGGGGAACCCTACTTTTCTCACAGCCTTGAAAGGAGCCCCACTACTTCTACAGCTTTAAATAacaagaggccgggtgtggtggctacgcctgtaatcccagcagtttgggaggctgaggcgggtggatcactttggatcaggagtttgagaccagcctggccacatggtgaaactccatctctactaaaaatacaaaattagtcaggtgtggtgacacacgtctgtaatcccagctaatcgggaggctgaggcaggagaatcgcttgaacccgagaggtggagtttgcagtgagctgagattgagccactgcactccagcctgggcgacagagcaagactccatctaaaataaaataaaataaagatacaaaaattagccaggtgtggtggcatacgcctgtaatcccagctactctgcaggctgaggcaggaaaattgcttgaacctgggagaaggagcttgtagtgagctgagattgcaccatttcactccagcctgggcaacagagcaagactgtctcaaaaaaaataaagtcaaataaaagaacaagagGCAGGAAAACCAGGCAAGTTTCCTTATCAAAATACAACCAATGGTGTAAACATTTCTGGATAGCCTGACCCTTCTGGTGTTGATTTATCTGGAGGATCCTGGTCTCTGTGTGGTGCTGCCAGTCAAGAGGAATGATGGATATTGTGAAAAACCCAAGGGCAGAGGGGTCGGGGGTGGAGCTAGAGGGGACTAGGAATCAGGTCGTGTTCAGGAGGTGGGGCAGAGTTAAACTTTGACTTTAAATGACCCACATAAGCCTCTGTCCTCCTGTTCCAAATCAAACAACGCACTCAGGGTCAGGGTCAATGACCTGGTCTAGGTTTCCAGGTGTCTGTCTCACTGTCTTCCTGCAATGACTACTTTGCTGAAAACATGCGCCACGCAAGTCTTCATGATCTTACCTCCTCTGCCtactcccctcctccccaactcCCACCAAATAGGCTGATCCTTGGCTGTTCCCTGCTTGTGCTGAGCTGTTTCAGGTTTCTGTGCCTTTGCTGGAATATCCTTCCTCTTCTCTGCCAGGTGAATGCATCATCTTCAAGGTCGGCTCAAACATCTCTTCCTGAGAAGTCTTCCTAGATGTGTCCAGGTTGGAGAGAATTCTTCCCCAGGTACACGAGGGAAGCACATCCCCCTTCTGGAACCCTCAGTCTCTTCCAGTTCCCCTCAGGACCTGGCTGCCCAAGTGACAGTGGCTTTCCACATGTTTGTCACCTGGAAAAGAAGCTGCTCAGCCATTGGCTGTGAAGGACAGAGGTGGCTTCACTCTCCATGTCGGCACCATTTTGGAAAAGGATTTTCAGGTCTGAGATAAGTCCACAGCCAGTTTCCCAGCCCCACCTGACCTCTGCCCTGGCCTATCCCTCAGTCCAGTACAAGGGGAGGCATGAAGGTCTCGGTTATACTCTGGTTCCTGCCCCCAcactcacccccaccccaatGAACCAGGCAGCTTCTAGCTTGTTCTGCACCCTGCATACTCCCCTGCAGTGACTTAGGGCGCTCGGGGCCTCCACAAAGCTGACCTGGCTCAGCCCTTCAGCCCCCCAGCTCCCTACTAGATGCTTTGCTTTCTCATCATTACTCTCAGGCTTCCCTCAGGCTGCTGCTAGGATTCTGGTGGATGGATGGAGACAGGAGAGAGTggtgggaggcagagcctggaggATATCAAAAActagaggagggaaggagggaatctGGCTGTGGAGGTGTGGCCAGGTGATTTTCCCTTGCAGCCTTGCAGCCAGGAGAAAAATTCCACctggagggaagagaaaggagagctGCAGGACAGTCGCCGCCCCCCACTTCCTCTTGAGCCTTGCTAGCTCTTATCTCCAAAACGCACCTCTCTGCCTACTTGGTTCATTGACCCTGACCCTGAGTACGTTGTTTGATTTGGAACAGGAGGACAGAGGCTTACGTGGGTCATTTAAAATCAAAGTTTAACTCTGCCCCACCTCCTGAACACAACCTGATTCCCAGTCCCCTCTAACTCCACCCCCGACCCCTCTGCCCTTGGGGTTTTTCACAATATCCATCATTCCTCTTGACCGGCAGCACCACACAGAGACCAGGACCCTCCAGAGGCTGTGAGAAACATCCTGCACCCAGGTCCTCTCTATCTGTTTATCATTGTCTATTTTGTATTCTGCATTCAGAACCAAGAGACTGAAGACGACCCAGGAGCTTCAGCTATGGCTGTCTTCATTATTTTGTCCCTGTTTAGTGTTCTGGTGACAGGCATGGGTGAAGGCGGGGCTGGGAGTGAGAAAGGAGGTGAGAGGAAATGTAAGCTGAACCAGCTTCCCCATTGCCCCTCCATATCTCCTAGTGCCCAGCCTTGGACACACCCTGGCCAGAGCCAGCTGTTTGCAGACCTGAGCCGAGAGGAGCTGACAGCTGTGATGCGCTTTCTGACCCAGCGGCTGGGGCCAGGGCTGGTGGATGCAGCCCAGGCTCAGCCCTCGGACAACTGCATCTTCTCAGTGGAGCTGCAGCTGCCCCCCAAGGCTGCAGCCCTGGCTCACTTGGACAGGGGGAGCCCCCCACCTGCCCGGGAGGCACTGGCCATCATCTTATTTGGCAGACAACCCCAGCCCAACGTGAGTGAGCTGGTGGTGGGGCCACTGCCTCACCCCTCCTACATGCGGGACGTGACCGTGGAGCGTCATGGAGGCCCCCTGCCCTATCACCGACGCCCCATGTTGTTCCGAGAGTACCTGGACATAGACCAGATGATCTTCGACAGAGAGCTGCCCCAGGCTTCTGGGCTTCTCCACCACTGTTGTTTCTACAAGCGCTGGGGACGGAACCTGGTGACAATGACCACGGCTCCCCGTGGTCTGCAATCAGGGGACCGGGCCACCTGGTTTGGCCTCTACTACAACATCTCAGGGGCTGGATTCTTCTTGCACCCCGTGGGCTTGGAGCTGCTAGTGAACCACAAGGCCCTGGACCCTGCCCACTGGACCATCCAGAAGGTGTTCTATCAAGGCCGCTACTACGACAGCCTGGCCCAGCTGGAGGCCCAGTTTGAGGCTGGCCTGGTGAATGTGGTGCTGATCCCAGACAATGGCACAGGTGGGTCCTGGTCCCTGAAGTCCCCTGTGCCCCCGGGTCCAGCTCCCCCTCTGCAGTTCCATCCCCAGGGCCCCCGCTTCAGTGTCCAGGGAAGTCGAGTGGCCTCCTCACTGTGGACTTTCTCCTTTGGCCTCGGAGCATTCAGTGGCCCAAGGATCTTTGACGTTCGCTTCCAAGGGGAGAGGGTGGCCTATGAAGTCAGTGTCCAGGAGGCCTTGGCCATCTATGGAGGCAATTCTCCTTCTGCTCTACGAAGCCGGTACATAGATAGTGGCTTTGGCTTGGGCCACTTCTCCACGCCCCTGACCCGCGGGGTGGACTGCCCCTACCTGGCCACCTACGTGGACTGGCACTTCCTTTTCGAGTCCCAGGCCCCCAAAACAATACGCGATGCCTTTTGTGTATTTGAACAGAACCAGGGCCTCCCGCTGCGGCGACACCACTCAGATTTCTACTCCCACTACTTTGGGGGCCTTGTGGAAACGGTGCTGGTCGTCAGATCTGTGTCTACTATGCTCAACTATGACTATGTGTGGGATACGGTCTTCCACCCTAACGGGGCCATAGAAGTCAGACTCCACACCACCGGCTACATCAGCTCAGCATTCCCCTTTGGTGCTGCCCAGAGGTATGGGAACAAAGTTTCAGAGCACACCCTGGGCACGGCCCACACCCACAGCGCCCACTTCAAGGTAGACCTGGATGTAGCAGGTAAGGCATGCTGGCAGAGGCAAAGGTGCTGGAGGGATGAGCTGAAGTCTCCATGCCTAGCTTTAAAAGTTTTcgttgggctgggcgcagtagctcatgcctgtaagcccagcactttgggagtctgaggcgggcagatcatttgaggtcaggagttcaaaaccagcctggccaacatggcgaaatcctgtctgtactaaaaatacaaaaattagctgggcatgggtatgcccgtaatcctagctactcaggaggctgaggcaggagaatcacttgaatctgggagtcagaggttgcagtgagctgagattgagccactgcactccatcctgtgtgacagaaccagactttgtctcaaaaaaaaaaagtattccatgctttaaaaaattacctcTGTGATTATAGAATTTATTATATTGTATACTATGTATAAATACGATATACTGATAAAAGTATTTAGATTTCTATATTCAAATGTTATCATAATGTACCTACGTTTTGCCAGTTCTGTTTTTTCACATAACAACATTATTCAAGCAAGCAACAAAAACGTATGAATGCACACTTGTGCCAAGCACCCCACTATgcaatttaacaaaagaaacaacATTGTTACTCTCAGAtggtttacattctttttttcttatcttatcttttcttttttcttttttgagacagggtctcactctatcacccaggctggaatgaggtagtgtgatcatagctcactgcaatctccaactcctgggctcatgtgatcctctcacctcgatctcccaaaatgctgggattacaggtgtgaaccacaatGCTCAGCCCTTACCATTTTttggtggtgagaacacttaaaatctactcttagcagttttcaagaataaataacatattgttattaactatagtcaccatgttgtacaatagatctctttggggtttttgttgttgtttgaaatggggtcttactctgtcacccaggctggagtgcaatggtg encodes the following:
- the LOC129017305 gene encoding membrane primary amine oxidase-like, whose product is MAVFIILSLFSVLVTGMGEGGAGSEKGGERKCKLNQLPHCPSISPSAQPWTHPGQSQLFADLSREELTAVMRFLTQRLGPGLVDAAQAQPSDNCIFSVELQLPPKAAALAHLDRGSPPPAREALAIILFGRQPQPNVSELVVGPLPHPSYMRDVTVERHGGPLPYHRRPMLFREYLDIDQMIFDRELPQASGLLHHCCFYKRWGRNLVTMTTAPRGLQSGDRATWFGLYYNISGAGFFLHPVGLELLVNHKALDPAHWTIQKVFYQGRYYDSLAQLEAQFEAGLVNVVLIPDNGTGGSWSLKSPVPPGPAPPLQFHPQGPRFSVQGSRVASSLWTFSFGLGAFSGPRIFDVRFQGERVAYEVSVQEALAIYGGNSPSALRSRYIDSGFGLGHFSTPLTRGVDCPYLATYVDWHFLFESQAPKTIRDAFCVFEQNQGLPLRRHHSDFYSHYFGGLVETVLVVRSVSTMLNYDYVWDTVFHPNGAIEVRLHTTGYISSAFPFGAAQRYGNKVSEHTLGTAHTHSAHFKVDLDVAGLENWVWAEDMAFVPTAVPWSPEHQMQRMEVTRKLLETEEQATFPMGGATPRYLYLASNHSNKWGHPRGYRIQIRSFSGEPLPQNSSMERVFGWGRYQLAVTQRKEEEPSSTSIYNLNDPWTPTVDFTDFINNETIAGQDLVAWVTAGFLHIPHAEDIPNTVTVGNGVGFFLRPYNFFDEDPSFYSADSIHFRGDQDAGACEVNPLACLPQAAACAPDLPAFSHGGFSRN